The following proteins are co-located in the Halorussus caseinilyticus genome:
- a CDS encoding RNA ligase partner protein gives MAEHPLKQRFVLDTSVFFTDELLREGERREDAIVRLLDRIAEAKLSLNISCYVPPSIYDELTAMLEDRGVSDEVFSKLNTWVIKKNPARFEVMIPAEIVFEFIDEMSERVDRGLRVSEEAVREAQELDGEPIEGQEYMTDVDQLVSDLREKYRRALRRGVLDSHEDFDLLILARELDAGVVTEDVGILNWSEDFGLRYLRGRDFPALLDEYLDASENVE, from the coding sequence ATGGCCGAGCATCCGCTCAAACAGCGGTTCGTCCTCGATACGTCCGTCTTTTTCACCGACGAGCTGCTCCGGGAGGGCGAACGGCGAGAGGACGCAATCGTCCGCCTGTTGGACCGCATCGCCGAGGCGAAACTCTCGCTGAACATCTCGTGTTACGTCCCGCCGTCGATTTACGACGAACTCACCGCGATGCTCGAAGACCGGGGGGTCTCAGACGAGGTGTTCTCGAAACTCAACACGTGGGTCATCAAGAAGAACCCGGCGCGCTTCGAGGTGATGATTCCGGCCGAAATCGTCTTCGAGTTCATCGACGAGATGAGCGAGAGAGTGGACCGGGGACTCCGGGTTTCGGAGGAGGCGGTCCGCGAGGCCCAAGAACTCGACGGCGAACCCATCGAGGGCCAAGAGTACATGACCGACGTGGACCAACTCGTCTCGGACCTTCGGGAGAAGTACCGCCGGGCGCTCCGACGGGGGGTCTTGGACTCCCACGAGGACTTCGACCTGCTGATTCTGGCGCGCGAACTCGACGCGGGCGTCGTGACCGAAGACGTGGGCATCCTCAACTGGTCGGAGGACTTCGGACTCCGGTACCTCCGCGGGCGGGACTTCCCGGCGCTTCTGGACGAGTATCTCGACGCGAGCGAGAACGTCGAGTGA
- a CDS encoding tryptophanase, whose product MRAYKSKVVSPIRLPERDEREANLETAGYNVFNLDSDGVFVDLLTDSGTGTMSESQWAAMMVGDEAYAGSGSFDRLQEAISDVMGFERIIPAHQGRGAENVLYGALVEEGDYVPNNTHFDTTRAHIANNGAEPVDCPREGALDGDRPFAGDLDVEKVRELADEVGAENVPAVLVTITNNSLAGQPVSVENVREARAVADELDATFVVDACRFAENAYFVREREDEFADWSVADIAREQLSYADAIVMSGKKDGLVNVGGFVGIRDDPELDDLYAKTRERGILYEGFTTYGGMAGRDLEAMAVGLREAVEESYVADRVGQVQRLGDLLADRDVPVERPTGGHAVYVNAAEFLPEIPTEQFPGQALVCELYREGAVRGVELGSFAFPETDRPELVRLSLPRRTYGADHLEHVAETFERVAERRDAGEISGLEIVDEPEMAELRHFSAELRPVREREATTADD is encoded by the coding sequence ATGCGAGCGTACAAATCGAAAGTGGTCTCGCCGATTCGACTTCCGGAGCGCGACGAACGCGAGGCGAATCTGGAGACGGCGGGGTACAACGTGTTCAATCTCGACTCCGACGGGGTGTTCGTGGACCTGCTGACCGACAGCGGAACCGGGACGATGAGCGAGTCCCAGTGGGCCGCGATGATGGTCGGCGACGAGGCCTACGCCGGGAGCGGGAGTTTCGACCGACTGCAAGAGGCAATCTCGGACGTGATGGGGTTCGAGCGCATCATCCCCGCCCATCAGGGACGCGGGGCCGAGAACGTTCTCTACGGCGCGCTGGTCGAAGAAGGCGACTACGTGCCGAACAACACCCACTTCGACACGACGCGGGCGCACATCGCCAACAACGGGGCCGAACCGGTCGATTGCCCCCGCGAGGGTGCGCTGGACGGCGACCGGCCGTTCGCGGGGGACCTCGACGTGGAGAAAGTCCGGGAGTTGGCCGACGAGGTGGGCGCGGAGAACGTCCCCGCGGTCCTCGTCACCATCACGAACAACTCGCTGGCGGGCCAACCAGTCAGCGTCGAGAACGTCCGAGAGGCCCGCGCGGTGGCCGACGAGTTGGACGCGACGTTCGTCGTAGACGCCTGCCGGTTCGCCGAGAACGCCTACTTCGTCCGGGAGCGCGAAGACGAGTTCGCAGACTGGTCTGTCGCGGACATCGCCCGCGAACAACTCTCGTACGCCGACGCAATCGTGATGAGCGGCAAGAAAGACGGACTGGTCAACGTCGGCGGGTTCGTCGGAATTCGGGACGACCCGGAACTCGACGACCTCTACGCGAAGACCCGTGAGCGAGGCATCCTCTACGAGGGGTTCACGACCTACGGCGGGATGGCCGGTCGGGACTTGGAGGCGATGGCGGTCGGTCTCCGCGAAGCGGTCGAAGAGTCCTACGTCGCCGACCGCGTGGGGCAGGTCCAGCGACTCGGCGACCTGCTGGCCGACCGCGACGTGCCGGTCGAGCGACCCACGGGCGGCCACGCGGTGTACGTGAACGCCGCCGAGTTCCTGCCCGAGATTCCGACCGAGCAGTTCCCCGGTCAGGCGTTGGTCTGCGAACTCTACCGCGAGGGCGCGGTCCGCGGCGTCGAGTTGGGGAGTTTCGCGTTCCCCGAGACCGACCGGCCGGAACTCGTCCGCCTGTCGCTCCCCCGCCGGACCTACGGCGCGGACCACCTCGAACACGTCGCCGAGACGTTCGAGCGAGTCGCCGAGCGCCGCGACGCGGGCGAGATTTCGGGTCTCGAAATCGTGGACGAACCCGAGATGGCCGAACTCCGCCACTTCAGCGCGGAGTTGCGGCCGGTTCGGGAGCGCGAGGCGACGACGGCCGACGACTGA
- a CDS encoding M20 family metallo-hydrolase: MNVNRERLREDIEANAEFGAIETDEGRGRTVLTGTETNREAREYLVARLEDAGLDVRTDAVGNVAGRWTPDSADPDAAPVAAGSHLDSVPEGGIFDGPLGVYAALEAVRAMQDAGVEPSRPVEVVSFTEEEGQRFASGLLGSSVAVGERSVEEALALEDGDGTTLESALDAIGFRGEGRLDASEWDAWLELHVEQSERLERADVPVGVVTSITGITHCEAVVRGEADHAGATPMGDRTDALAAASEFVLDVERAANEVVADVSDTAVGTVGSLDVRPNATNVVPGAVEMGVDIRDVDREAMAELVRRARQSLARLERERGVETEFRRPFDLAPTPMSDRVRASARDAGGRAGIETIDLHSGAAHDTMHVAGVTDAGLLFAPSRDGISHNPAEWTDWEDCATATRVLAGALADLASGE, translated from the coding sequence ATGAACGTGAACCGCGAGCGACTCCGCGAGGACATCGAAGCCAACGCGGAGTTCGGCGCAATCGAGACCGACGAGGGCCGCGGGCGGACGGTCCTGACCGGCACCGAGACCAACCGCGAGGCCCGCGAGTACCTCGTCGCGCGACTGGAGGACGCCGGACTCGACGTGCGGACCGACGCCGTGGGGAACGTCGCCGGGCGGTGGACGCCCGACAGCGCCGACCCCGACGCGGCACCCGTGGCGGCCGGGAGCCACCTCGACTCGGTGCCGGAGGGCGGCATCTTCGACGGACCGCTCGGGGTGTACGCCGCGCTGGAGGCGGTCCGAGCGATGCAGGACGCCGGGGTCGAACCGTCGCGCCCGGTCGAAGTCGTCTCGTTCACCGAGGAGGAGGGCCAGCGGTTCGCCTCCGGCCTTCTGGGGTCGTCGGTCGCGGTCGGCGAGCGAAGCGTCGAGGAAGCGCTGGCGCTCGAAGACGGCGACGGAACGACCCTCGAATCGGCGCTCGACGCCATCGGCTTCCGCGGCGAGGGACGCCTCGACGCGAGCGAGTGGGACGCGTGGCTCGAACTCCACGTCGAGCAGAGCGAGCGACTGGAGCGAGCGGACGTTCCGGTCGGCGTCGTCACGTCCATCACGGGCATCACCCACTGCGAGGCGGTGGTCCGCGGCGAGGCCGACCACGCCGGAGCGACCCCGATGGGCGACCGGACCGACGCGCTCGCCGCCGCCAGCGAGTTCGTCCTCGACGTGGAGCGAGCGGCCAACGAGGTGGTCGCCGACGTGAGCGACACCGCCGTCGGCACCGTCGGCAGTCTCGACGTGCGCCCGAACGCGACCAACGTCGTCCCCGGCGCGGTCGAGATGGGCGTCGATATTCGGGACGTGGACCGCGAGGCGATGGCGGAACTCGTCCGGCGCGCTCGTCAGAGCCTCGCGCGCCTCGAACGCGAGCGCGGCGTCGAGACCGAGTTCCGGCGGCCCTTCGACCTCGCGCCCACGCCCATGAGCGACCGAGTGCGCGCGTCCGCCCGCGACGCGGGCGGACGCGCCGGAATCGAGACGATAGACCTCCACTCGGGCGCGGCCCACGACACGATGCACGTCGCGGGCGTGACCGACGCCGGACTGCTGTTCGCGCCCTCCCGAGACGGCATCTCGCACAACCCCGCGGAGTGGACCGACTGGGAGGACTGCGCGACGGCGACGAGAGTGCTGGCGGGGGCGCTGGCGGACCTCGCTAGTGGGGAGTGA
- a CDS encoding DUF7282 domain-containing protein, producing MTRNATLGALVFTLLLVTTGLSGAVGASETVQSGPAEASAAPLARGTTATQSQTANESATISFGDQSSNGSAVTVESANLSAGGYVVVFAQNGTALGNTSYLEPGTHENLTVSLGTPIGRSQVLIAAPHLDTDGDRTFDFNATQAQAAGAQNATDRPYLQPNGLPVNAVGFVTVGNASRQGTATE from the coding sequence ATGACACGAAACGCGACGCTCGGTGCGCTCGTCTTCACGCTCCTGTTGGTCACGACCGGTCTCTCGGGAGCGGTCGGAGCGAGCGAGACCGTCCAGAGCGGACCCGCGGAGGCCTCGGCCGCGCCGCTGGCCCGAGGGACCACCGCGACGCAGAGCCAGACCGCCAACGAGTCGGCGACCATCTCCTTCGGCGACCAGTCCTCGAACGGGTCGGCAGTCACCGTCGAGTCGGCCAACCTCTCGGCGGGCGGGTACGTCGTCGTCTTCGCCCAGAACGGCACCGCCCTCGGCAACACGTCGTACCTCGAACCGGGGACCCACGAGAACCTCACCGTCTCGCTCGGCACGCCAATCGGTCGCTCGCAAGTGCTGATTGCGGCACCGCACCTCGACACCGACGGCGACCGGACTTTCGACTTCAACGCGACGCAGGCGCAGGCCGCGGGCGCCCAGAACGCCACCGACAGGCCCTACCTCCAACCGAACGGCCTGCCGGTCAACGCCGTCGGGTTCGTCACCGTCGGGAACGCGTCCCGTCAGGGAACCGCGACGGAGTAG
- a CDS encoding DUF7344 domain-containing protein produces MSDETSDGGGDDRTPPFDSEVLDGSGRTDELFEAVADPRARRVLSYLESVSVNVVELDTLVDHVVECEAASEDDDSDTHRSDDADRHRQRVAVALHHNHLPKLDDAAVIDYDPRTKAVRYWGDDRVTAYLEMFEAVERS; encoded by the coding sequence GTGTCTGACGAAACCTCCGACGGCGGAGGCGACGACAGAACTCCGCCGTTCGACTCCGAGGTATTGGACGGGTCCGGGCGAACCGACGAACTCTTCGAGGCGGTGGCGGACCCGCGCGCCCGACGCGTCCTCTCGTATCTCGAATCGGTCTCGGTGAACGTGGTCGAACTCGATACTCTCGTGGACCACGTTGTGGAATGCGAAGCGGCGTCCGAAGACGACGACTCCGACACCCACCGGTCCGACGACGCGGACCGACATCGCCAGCGCGTGGCGGTGGCGCTTCACCACAACCACCTCCCGAAACTGGACGACGCCGCCGTCATCGACTACGACCCGCGGACGAAGGCGGTCCGCTACTGGGGCGACGACCGCGTGACCGCGTACCTCGAGATGTTCGAGGCGGTCGAACGCTCCTAA
- a CDS encoding CNNM domain-containing protein, with amino-acid sequence MNSLEVAGRLAAGILLILANGFFVAIEFALTRARQFTEEEFVGGDSADNSALERAWEMTNNLEIYLTTCQVGITASSIAVGIVAEPALAAIFDPLFSGTVLASVGSGAIIAFLIINLVHLTHGEQTPTYLGVERSRMVCRYGATPLYWFNYLISPLITLGDWVAKGTLKLFGIEMTGAWLETEEDAIESRADLRNRLGSVLERGDLPEERRDEVMNALQIGERSVREVMIPADEIVALSTEADTDENFRRMAERPQTRYPLVGEDLTDFRGIVYSPVLARHREKVAEGEVDFSELAAPPMTLSPDADVSDAIDQFQTENQELALVVEDGEVAGLVTVTDTLESVMGDVEDPLDKDGQPLAADGG; translated from the coding sequence ATGAACTCTCTCGAAGTCGCGGGTCGATTAGCCGCCGGAATCCTGCTGATACTGGCGAACGGGTTCTTCGTCGCAATCGAGTTCGCGCTCACCCGCGCTCGCCAGTTCACCGAAGAGGAGTTCGTCGGCGGCGACTCGGCCGACAACTCCGCGTTGGAACGCGCGTGGGAGATGACAAACAATCTGGAAATCTACCTCACGACCTGTCAGGTCGGAATCACGGCCTCCAGCATCGCGGTGGGTATCGTCGCCGAACCCGCGCTGGCGGCCATTTTCGACCCGCTGTTCTCGGGCACGGTGCTGGCGTCGGTCGGGTCCGGCGCGATTATCGCCTTCCTCATCATCAACCTCGTCCACCTGACTCACGGCGAGCAGACCCCGACGTATCTGGGCGTCGAACGCTCCCGGATGGTGTGTCGGTACGGCGCGACCCCGCTGTACTGGTTCAACTACCTCATCTCGCCGCTCATCACGCTCGGCGACTGGGTGGCGAAAGGGACGCTCAAACTCTTCGGCATCGAGATGACCGGCGCGTGGTTGGAGACCGAAGAGGACGCCATCGAGTCGCGGGCGGACCTCCGGAACCGACTCGGGTCGGTCCTCGAACGCGGCGACCTGCCCGAGGAGCGCCGCGACGAGGTGATGAACGCGCTCCAAATCGGCGAGCGGTCGGTCCGCGAGGTGATGATTCCCGCCGACGAAATCGTCGCGCTCTCGACGGAGGCCGACACCGACGAGAACTTCCGGCGGATGGCCGAGCGACCCCAGACGCGCTATCCGCTGGTGGGCGAGGACCTGACCGACTTCCGAGGCATCGTCTACTCGCCGGTCCTCGCGCGCCACCGCGAGAAGGTGGCCGAGGGCGAGGTGGACTTCTCGGAGTTGGCCGCGCCGCCGATGACGCTCTCGCCCGACGCCGACGTGAGCGACGCCATCGACCAGTTCCAGACCGAGAATCAGGAACTCGCACTGGTGGTCGAAGACGGCGAAGTCGCCGGTCTCGTCACCGTGACCGACACGCTGGAGTCGGTGATGGGCGACGTGGAGGACCCGCTGGACAAAGACGGGCAACCCCTCGCGGCCGACGGCGGATAG
- a CDS encoding HalOD1 output domain-containing protein has product MIDTNETRDDSTERRAETHHVHYDPTADERPSEMLVIAVADIADADPLELEPLFETVDPDTLNDFVGTDGLPEVGGHISFRYAGHDVTVYPSGLLEIEPAS; this is encoded by the coding sequence ATGATAGATACCAACGAAACCCGAGACGATTCCACCGAACGCCGAGCGGAGACTCACCACGTCCACTACGACCCGACGGCCGACGAACGCCCGAGCGAGATGCTCGTGATAGCCGTCGCCGACATCGCCGACGCGGACCCCTTGGAGTTGGAACCGCTCTTCGAGACGGTGGACCCGGACACGCTGAACGACTTCGTGGGAACCGACGGACTACCCGAGGTAGGTGGTCACATCTCGTTCCGATACGCGGGACACGACGTGACGGTCTACCCCAGCGGACTGCTCGAAATCGAACCCGCGAGCTAA
- a CDS encoding DUF7503 family protein, whose protein sequence is MTEEIKVIAMAQKPDFRSWLAQNPKLMGALWALVLLLAQTGQVAADNGGVVGP, encoded by the coding sequence ATGACAGAGGAAATAAAAGTGATTGCGATGGCACAGAAACCCGACTTCCGAAGTTGGCTCGCACAGAATCCGAAACTGATGGGCGCTCTCTGGGCGCTCGTTCTCCTACTCGCGCAGACGGGACAGGTCGCCGCCGACAACGGCGGCGTCGTCGGACCTTAG
- the radA gene encoding DNA repair and recombination protein RadA: MGESSAADIIRAARDAADVGGFETGSEVLERRAEIGKATWGVPAVDEMLGGGVETQSITEVYGEFGTGKSQLTHQLAVNAQLPREHGGLAGGVLFVDSEDTFRPERIDDMVRGLADDAKRGAMESHGVESEDALVEAMLERIHVAKAFNSNHQMLLAEKANELVSDHADSEWPIRMVCVDSLTAHFRAEYVGRGELAERQQKLNKHLHDLVRLGSLHDAAVVVTNQVQSNPDSYFGDPTKPIGGNILGHASTVRIYLRQSKGDKRVVRLVDAPNLADGEAVMRVTGDGLKPE; encoded by the coding sequence GTGGGCGAGTCGAGCGCCGCCGACATCATCCGCGCGGCGCGGGACGCCGCCGACGTGGGCGGGTTCGAGACGGGTTCGGAGGTGCTGGAGCGCAGGGCCGAAATCGGCAAAGCGACGTGGGGCGTGCCCGCGGTGGACGAGATGCTCGGCGGCGGCGTCGAAACCCAGTCGATTACGGAGGTGTACGGCGAGTTCGGCACCGGCAAGTCCCAACTCACCCACCAACTCGCGGTCAACGCCCAACTGCCGCGCGAACACGGCGGACTCGCTGGCGGGGTCCTCTTCGTGGACAGCGAAGACACCTTCCGGCCCGAGCGAATCGACGACATGGTTCGGGGCCTCGCCGACGACGCTAAACGCGGCGCGATGGAGTCCCACGGCGTCGAATCCGAGGACGCGCTGGTCGAGGCGATGCTCGAACGGATTCACGTCGCCAAGGCGTTCAACTCCAACCACCAGATGCTGCTGGCGGAGAAGGCGAACGAACTCGTCTCCGACCACGCCGACTCGGAGTGGCCGATTCGGATGGTGTGCGTCGATTCGCTCACGGCCCACTTCCGCGCCGAATACGTCGGCCGGGGCGAACTCGCCGAGCGCCAGCAGAAACTCAACAAGCACCTCCACGACCTCGTGCGGTTGGGGAGTCTCCACGACGCCGCGGTGGTCGTGACCAATCAGGTCCAGTCGAATCCGGATTCGTACTTCGGCGACCCGACCAAACCCATCGGCGGTAACATCCTCGGCCACGCCTCGACGGTCCGCATCTACCTCCGCCAGTCGAAGGGCGACAAGCGCGTCGTCCGCCTCGTGGACGCGCCGAACCTCGCGGACGGCGAGGCGGTGATGCGAGTGACCGGCGACGGACTGAAACCGGAGTAG
- a CDS encoding DUF7553 family protein produces the protein MSDDRSELRTAAEKLHEAREGTDHADAAERLETYAEQVETMADADRGPDHGRLARLEHNLHDVQSDLDADATEAVKSALEHAQAYRSTVEGV, from the coding sequence ATGAGCGACGACCGAAGCGAACTCCGGACCGCCGCAGAGAAACTCCACGAGGCCCGCGAGGGCACCGACCACGCCGACGCCGCCGAGCGCCTCGAAACCTACGCCGAACAGGTCGAGACGATGGCTGACGCCGACCGCGGACCGGACCACGGCCGACTCGCGCGCCTCGAACACAACCTTCACGACGTACAGTCGGACCTCGACGCCGACGCGACCGAGGCCGTGAAGTCCGCGCTCGAACACGCCCAAGCGTATCGCTCAACCGTCGAAGGCGTCTGA
- a CDS encoding DUF7504 family protein, with the protein MARDSSGKVNCESAFIDFLSLLNELKATGCNLLVVGDARPELFARASANLFGDPEAVRYRLLAATDASPQSIAERLPDPDEAPRPLAETTRLVNHAVTPRSVASASGSDAIGLAGIPETRVADSELEGLQSALVDGIEEFARRTDGFRPGELRIGIDSLGILFDHSGEDVVRRCLQTVGGRVYDHNAMAHYLLNDDYDSERVQALVDDVDAVIELRSVNPVNHDHDAEQRWRVPNRNLATDWVRL; encoded by the coding sequence ATGGCGAGAGACAGTTCCGGCAAAGTAAACTGCGAATCCGCGTTTATCGACTTCCTGAGCCTCTTGAACGAACTCAAGGCCACAGGGTGTAACCTCTTGGTCGTCGGAGACGCTCGTCCGGAACTGTTCGCCCGCGCGAGCGCGAACCTGTTCGGCGACCCCGAAGCGGTTCGCTACCGTCTGCTAGCGGCGACGGATGCGAGTCCCCAGAGTATCGCCGAGCGACTGCCCGACCCCGACGAGGCACCGCGTCCACTGGCCGAGACGACGAGACTCGTCAACCACGCGGTCACGCCGCGGTCGGTCGCGTCGGCCTCCGGGTCCGACGCTATCGGTCTCGCCGGTATTCCCGAGACGCGAGTCGCCGACTCGGAACTCGAAGGGCTACAGTCCGCGCTCGTGGACGGAATCGAGGAGTTCGCGCGCCGCACGGACGGTTTCCGCCCCGGCGAGTTGCGCATCGGCATCGACTCGCTCGGCATCCTGTTCGACCACTCCGGCGAGGACGTGGTGCGGAGATGCCTCCAGACGGTCGGCGGGCGAGTCTACGACCACAACGCGATGGCTCACTACCTCCTGAACGACGACTACGACAGCGAGCGAGTGCAGGCGCTCGTGGACGACGTGGACGCCGTTATCGAACTCCGGTCGGTCAATCCCGTCAACCACGACCACGACGCCGAACAGCGGTGGCGCGTTCCGAACCGGAACTTGGCGACCGATTGGGTTCGGCTCTGA
- a CDS encoding O-methyltransferase gives MKLLPEETRRFVSAMVPDRDDTLREMETHGEEIGFPTVGPEVGGFLRVVARMVGAERIFEFGSGFGYSAYWFAGALPDDGEIVLTEHDPDELDDAREYLERGGYADRAVFEDGDALETVERHDGPFDVVLIDCHKDGYPDAFDAVREKVAEGGVVVADNAMESGIQDFETILEILEDGDPDDVDDQTRGIADYLLAVRDDPDFETVAIPLGEGIAVSYRT, from the coding sequence ATGAAGTTACTGCCCGAGGAGACCCGACGGTTCGTCAGCGCGATGGTGCCAGACCGCGACGACACCCTCCGGGAGATGGAGACCCACGGCGAGGAAATCGGCTTCCCGACGGTCGGTCCCGAAGTCGGCGGCTTCCTCCGAGTCGTCGCCCGGATGGTCGGGGCCGAGCGAATCTTCGAGTTCGGGTCGGGGTTCGGCTACTCGGCCTACTGGTTCGCCGGGGCGCTCCCCGACGACGGTGAAATCGTCCTGACCGAACACGACCCCGACGAACTCGACGACGCCCGCGAATACCTCGAACGCGGCGGGTACGCCGACCGCGCCGTCTTCGAGGACGGAGACGCCCTCGAAACCGTCGAACGCCACGACGGTCCCTTCGACGTGGTGCTAATCGACTGCCACAAGGACGGCTACCCCGACGCCTTCGACGCGGTGCGCGAGAAGGTGGCCGAGGGTGGCGTCGTCGTCGCCGACAACGCGATGGAGAGCGGGATTCAGGACTTCGAGACGATACTGGAGATTCTCGAAGACGGCGACCCCGACGACGTGGACGACCAGACGCGGGGCATCGCCGACTACCTGCTGGCGGTCCGCGACGACCCGGACTTCGAGACGGTGGCGATTCCACTCGGCGAAGGAATCGCGGTAAGTTACCGAACGTAA